A genomic window from Salvia hispanica cultivar TCC Black 2014 chromosome 5, UniMelb_Shisp_WGS_1.0, whole genome shotgun sequence includes:
- the LOC125186510 gene encoding membrane-anchored ubiquitin-fold protein 3-like, with product MAEGVEQLELKFRIFDGTDIGHGSYSSSITVATLKQRLLSEWPQDKSVVPKSVNDMKIIHAGKVLENGKTVAESRAHIGDHPGGVITMHVVVQPAVVKKKTDKNLSGKQKQGSCSCTFSCTIL from the exons ATGGCTGAGGGAGTCGAGCAACTTGAACTTAAGTTCAGAATCTTCGATGGGACAGATATAGGTCATGGTTCTTATTCGTCATCCATCACAGTTGCAACTCTTAAACAAAGGCTTCTTTCCGAGTGGCCTCAAG ATAAATCAGTAGTCCCAAAGTCAGTAaatgatatgaaaataatCCATGCTGGGAAGGTTTTGGAGAATGGCAAAACAGTTGCTGAATCTAGAGCGCACATAGGCGACCATCCTGGTGGAGTTATTACAATGCATGTTGTTGTACAGCCAGCTGTTGTTAAGAAAAAGACAG ATAAGAATCTATCTGGGAAACAAAAACAGGGCTCCTGTTCCTGCACTTTTTCCTGCACTATCCTATAG